GTTCAGGTACAGCATGTGGTTGCAGGGAGTGACTCCAGTTCTCTCCTTCTTCCCAGTTTGATGTCGGGACTGGCGGCGTTGGACGCCAAGGCCTCCAGTCGTCTGGGCATCATCACCATCTCCTACTACCTGTGGACCACGTTCGTGGCGGTGGTGGAGGGCATCATCCTGGTGTCCATTATCCACCCTGGGGGTGCTGCCCAGAAGGAGAGCACAGCGGACAGCGGCAGACCCATCATGAGCTCTGCCGACGCGCTTCTCGATCTCATCCGGTAAGAGCTAAAGTCTGTTCATTTCAAACAAACAGATTACAGGCCCCCTGAGTTTCCACATCTCTTGCATGTTGGCAGAAATCAGTAATACCGAATCCAGAAACCCAACATATGATAAAATATGGAATAAAACATGTTCACAATGATTCATGTAAAGTGCTGCTCAGGGACGTAATAATTTGTTTGATTCTGGCCTTGATTAAATCACAGCAGGATGGATCAAGGAGACCGTACCAAGACTCCACTACCTCTGTGCTGTTGCTTTAGACATTTAAAATGCTGTATCAACGTTATGCTTCTGCGGCAGCTTAATTACAAAGACAGGCTGCCCGATGATATGTAACATCTCCAACTGTATAGACAAATGGTGGCCAACCAGGTTGTAATTCAACTGTATCTAAAATACCCCTTAGAAAAGTGTTTTTTCCAAGGTTATACCACACATTTACCAGTAcagtctttacaatgcttcactatgcgtTGCCATATAAGGGACAGTGTATAGTATAATAAAAGCTTGCGAGACCTGGTTTTCAGTGAGTAACTGTATCTGTTCTTCCTTTTCAGCAACATGTTTCCAGCAAACCTGGTTGAAGCCACCTTTCAGCAGGTACAGCACTAAACCATCTTTTTTTCTATGAAGGAGGCGAAGGCAATTGAGTAATACAGGATCATGCATTCCATCCATTACCGCTTGTGTTCTCTGTCACAGTACCGGACGAAGATCATCCCAATCATGAAGTCCCCGAAGGCAGCGGCGCTCACTGAGACCACGACTCGCCGCCTCGTCATCTACGGGATCCAGGGCGACAACGGGATGGACATCCAGAACTTCTCCCTGGACCTCACCCCCCCTCCCGAGATCATCTTCCGCTCCCTGCCCGGGAGCAGCGACGGCATGAACGTGCTGGGGATCGTCATCTTCTCCGCTACCATGGGTACTGGACTGCATTTGTAATGATGCGACACGCAGGCCTGCTTAATGAAAGTAGAACAAAGGCTTTTATTGAAGATGCTGCTCGTGGCGTACATGTCACCAGCTTGCTGGGATCTATCTCCTTTCGTTACAGGCCATCACTATGCTTCCTTTTACCAAACAGCGTGTGTTAGTGTTATTCGTAACACGTGGGCCAGACTTTCAGGAACGGGTCTGCGCTACACTATAACATTCTCAGCTTGCTCCTCAATCTATATATTCATTACATAGTCAAGCACTATCATTAGaaactgttttgttgttgtttatttttaaggtATAATGTTGGGAAGGATGGGATCCAATGGCAGTCCCCTGGTCAACTTCTGTCAAAGCTTGAACGAAGCCGTGCTGAAGATTGTCGCGGTAGCTACCTGGTAGGTTCAGCTTGTCAAATAATCAACAGATTTTACAGTACCCTCTTTGAAATAAAAGACAATCGAAGccaaatgttttaaaacttttatATTCACTTGTGCCTCTTCCAGTCCAGTTCATGTCAGATCTGGACctggttctttattaaaaaaactcAACTGAAGGATGAGCGGGGACTATTGAACTCACTAGATTTGAACTAGACTTGCAGAGGTGAACCTTGGAGTGTTAACCCCTTTCAGACCCTTTCCATCAGTCTCTCCATGCATGTGCATTTGGTATTCCATTCTAGTTCATGTGTGCTTGCTCTGGCTGCCTTCACGTTAGGAACTAGCCCAGAAGTCGCAGTGTAGTAAAAAATCAGGGTGTTCCTGACTATCACATTAAAGCCACGAGTGCAGTATTACACGGTATTACACCCTCCTCCTCATCTCTCCCAATCTAAATTCACACATCCACCTCTCTCTGCGATATCTCCAGCTACTTCCCCTTTGGCATCGTGTTCCTGATCGCTGGTAAGATCCTTGAGATGGACGACCCCACGGCTATTGGTAAGAAGCTGGGTTTCTACGCCATCACTGTGGTGCTGGGGCTGGTCTTGCATGGCCTCTTCATCCTGCCCAGCATGTACTTCTTCATCACCAAGAAGAACCCCATCGTCTTCATCAGGGGCATTCTCCAGGCCTTGCTCATCGCGCTGGCCACGTCATCCAGGTAGGACCACTGGGATCTGCAAACAGTGTCAAGTGTGTTTAAGTGATTGGGTGTACGATGGATACTAATTGTATTCTAGTGAGAGTAGACTGTTGTCTCCAAGTATGAGAGACGTTATAACTAGAACTACTTTGGTCTTTCCTTGTTTTAAAGTTGATTTctaaatactaaattaaaaactCAAGTGCCGCTTCCACTATGAGTCTGGCTCGGCGACCGGCTGCTGTTGCTATGGACCTTTTATGATGCTTGTTGGGTGAAACTCTACCTCCTTGTGTTACCCAGGGATCACAGGATTTGGAATCACACTGAAGGTGAATAGCAGAGAAATTGTACTTGTCCAACTCTAATCAAGCTGAGAGTGTATTTCATTCTCGAGCACTCTTTGCTGTGCCAGGcctctgtcatacaaagagttcAAGAGAAAGTACTGTGCagtctcaacttgattagagggagccaccaaacacttagaaacatattaagTCATTGAATCGAAATAGCAAACAGGCCAATTCCTGATGCTAACATACTTAATGTGTTtctatagaacctgttgtggtttaaacatttcaaacacCTTGTCACtgacattctgagtgcgagaTCGACACGCTCAGAGAAATTATAAGTGCAATTGCTGCTAATAGTTTCCATTGGGGATGTGGGCTTATAATACAATGGAGACTTGAAGACAATGGAGACTTGAAAACAACACTTGACTAAACAAGACAGgctttaaacaataaaatatgatGGCAGATATTATGCTCTTATGTTTTGTACTATTTCAGACTAGTCCCCAGAATCCAGACAGTGTGTTTAGTTTGGCCAGACTATCCTGCTCTGTatgtcaatcacacacacacaccacgcaTTTAATGTAAGACTGATTCCTGCATCTCGAAGGGCACAGTAGTTTCTGAGAGGAATGGGGTTTGCGCTGGAAGTTACAGAAATGGATTTTGTTTCATGCTGGACACCTGGTAGTGATCAATTTATtcctcattttcttttttcttttttttttggttggggtCAAACTTTTCACCATTACCACCCTGAAATGTCAGACATCaaggtctttctttctttctttctttcttttcttaacACTTGGGAGAAGTTCAGAGAGATCATGCAATGTTGGGTCTCTATAAAACATCTGGTTCTGATTGAAGGAAACTTGAAACACTGAAGCGCACTTGCGTAGGGGAGCAGGGTGACTTAGAGGACTGGAGACACTTCTTTCACATCTGGGTTTTTTGGTTTGATTCCTGCTCAGAATGGTAGTGTGTTGTGCTGCAGAGGACACGTTCCTTGTAATACGTTTTAGTGCACCAGCCATTGTGCCGCATGGTCTCGTCTTAAAATGGCAGTTTAATGGGAAACAttacaaaacatatattttttagtttgatgtggccttattattattattattattaatattattattattattattattattattattattattattattattattattattattgttgttgttgttgttgttgttttcaaaagtttttttttcatattttaaaacagtattcTGTTTTGGTGGGCTGTATCCCGCGGTCCCTATATCTCTATATTGACTGTGAGCTCTCCTCCCTCCAGCTCCGCCACGCTGCCTATCACCTTCAAGTGCCTGCTGGAGAACAACCACATCGACAGGCGCATCATCCGCTTTGTGCTGCCCGTCGGAGCCACCATCAACATGGACGGCACGGCGCTGTACGAGGCCGTGGCCGCCATCTTCATTGCACAGGTCAACAACTACGAGCTCGACTTCGGGCAGATCATCACCATCAGGTAGGGGCGCCTTCCAGCACATTGTCCAGATCGGTGTGGAGTGATTACAAAGCcacagtcatatatatatatatatatatatatatatatatatatatatatatatatatatatatatatatatatatataaatacacatatactggagagagagagagagagagagagagagagagagagagagagagagagagagagagagagagagagagagagagagagagagtgaaaatGATAAACTTGTTTACAGATTATAAGATAAATATCTTGGTACCAAAGAATAGATAATCTTCGCTCTTCGAATACATGCAAACTGATTATAATGTCTCACAAGGGCAGCTGTCTGTTTGTTGCCTTAATTAAATGTATATGACTGCAATGGAAAATATAAAGAAGGATCAATGTGTATTGTATTCGATTCCATTTCTAGTATCACAGCAACGGCTGCAAGTATTGGAGCTGCTGGCATTCCTCAGGCCGGCCTGGTTACAATGGTGATCGTGTTAACATCGGTCGGCTTACCGACTGATGACATCACTCTGATTATCGCCGTGGATTGGGCGTtgtaagtaataaataaaaaaattacatatacattacacttacatatatcgtgcagcGTTACCTGTGTgttgaatgattgattgataAGAGGCACATTCGCTGTGGTTCCCAGGGACAGGTTCAGGACCATGATCAATGTGATGGGGGACGCCCTGGCCACCGGGATCATGGCTCATGTCTTCAGGAGAGAATTCACCAAGAAGCCCTGTGATGAGGTAGGAAGGAAGACCATGTCTGTGTTGCCATCTCATGGAGATGTGCAATTTGATTTTTTAGTTCAAGGATGTGAATTGCGCTGGGTTCTGATTCACTGTCAAGCAAGTTTCTTTCAGTGCTCTGTTTGCTATTTCCATCAGGGCACATTATGTTCAGGTACCTTAAATGTTGCTCAGTGGGGTGTGTTAATACCTCAACATGTGAAACATATTACTTATTCACTGCCAAGGAAGAAAGAAAGTTGTTGCAGCGAAGCTCTtgtcctgcctgcctgtcttcccTCTCTGTTCTCAGGTCCCTCTGATCTGCGAGACCAAGCCCATGATCAGCATCCAGCAGCTGATGGCGTACCAGAAGAACGGCTGCTCCAACCCCCCGCTGGGAGGAAAGCCTCCGCTCCCCGAGGACATTGCCGCCGACGTGGCCCGGATCATGCAGCTGGAGGAAGGGGTCTGGCCCGAGAAGAACAAGGATCAGCCGGAGAAGCACAGAGACAAGGACCACTGCTCCATTGACATGAACGGCCTTGAGACGAATGTATAAACAGACGGGAGCGAGTGGGGCGGGGCGTGAGACAGCGAGGGAGAATGACCCACGAGGGCGGGGTCTTTCTTCACAGTGGTGCACACTGGGATGTGATTGCACTGCTTTGTTtgggagtgtgtgtgcgtgtgcgtgtgcgtgtgtgatgaaacatgtgtttgtgtgtggcaCACCAGCACATGGAGCTTAAACACAGCTACAGGGGCGAGCCAAAAGCAGCAGACTCACCAAGCATGTGATTTAAGCCACTGCCATTGCCGCTAGCAACCAGACTTTCCATGGCCCATCCCCTCATGCCAGAAGACAGCTATGATGTCACAGGGTGTTCACAAATACCCACTGCTGCTCTTGCGGGACATGTCTGATGCAGTGtatgtgcgtgagtgtgtgtatgttgaAAATCAACCTTTTGCAGACAAGCCATACTGGACTATACTCAACAAACTGcctgttcttttattattattattattattattattattattattattattattattagtagtagtagtagtagtagtagtatttgtttttttgggaCTCAAAGCACAAGACAAGCATGCAGGCTCCCGTGCCGAAGACACCACGAGGCTGCAGCGGTGTACCAAGCAACTGCATAACCGTTTGTGGCCTCGATGTGTATTATTCATGTTCAGTGTACTCCATTCACAATACCTTTCCTTCCATCCGCCTGCTTGTCAGTGTCTCCTGCGTCAATATATCCTGTCTACGGCCATGCCCGCCTCTAGCAGAAGCTGTATCCTTGCTGTTGGTGTTTGAACTCAAAGTCATTTCCAGGACCAGTTTAAAGAAACGGGTCAAAAGCGATAAGCAAGAGTACAGCAGAACCCCTACCAGACATACAGCATAGTAGCAGCAACAGCACAGCAAATGGGCACAGAAAAGTGACCCACAACAGATGCTGCAAGAAAAGCCAAGTCTAATATTAACATGGAGTAAATAACAGTGACTCTCCTGTAGgaaattagaatatatatatattgaagcaagtgcaaaggcacaGGTAGAGTTCAGAGGGTAATAAACTAGGTAGAAGTGACCATGAGGAGCGCAGTTCATTCTGCTGAGTTTATTGCTGGTTTATTATGTTGTATTGCCTTTGCGCTAGATACAGAGCCCTGGATATTACTATTGAAATGGGATGTAGAAACGTTCATCACATGCTTTTGTGTTTAATGAAGAGACTGCAGCAGGAAAAATGAATGCACACGAAGGAAGCAAATGCAAGTAAAACATGTttgattaaaaatacaataaaataaaaatgtgcagtgaTAAATATTGGTAACAAAAAGAAAAGGAGCTGTGCTATACGCAAAGGTTTGTTTATTTGATGTGTAATATACAGCTGAACAATCTTGGGAAAATGCTTCTGTAAATTGCTCGTcaacttgaaatatataaaacacacaccctGAAGTATATAAAACTCACACCCTGAAGTATATAATAATGTTTGTGAAGAAACCACATTCATACAGAACTGACTTTAATTCTTATAGAGCCTCAACTCCAGGCAGAGccttcggtaacactttacatgaagcatctctaattcctgtgtatttacagtgtagttacagagtaaatacatgtgcacttacacatcattacaatgttattaagcatagttacaatgtacttcatgtgtaattctatttgcacgatataaccctaacccttgcaATTGTGTGCAAGTGCACATGTATATACTaagtagctactatgtaaatGAGAGGTTCAATGTAAAGGGTTGCAAGCCACAAGGCTTTAGACTCTCCCCATAATGGGGGCTAAACTAATCCaaaactgcaaaagaaaaaataacgcCAGTATGCTCTAGTGACAGCAGCAGGGTTTCCCAGGGTCAtaagcattcattcattcattcattaaatcatttttaattctTTGATATATTTGTAGATATTATTTACCAAGTtacaaatgtatgtttttctttttttcacctttGTTTCCACTACAAActgcacaataaaatgtggacaaCAAATAATAAAGGTAACACTGTATAAATCATTGATAAGCTTTGTGGAAATCCTTTCCTTGTGGCTAGTAATAATGCATGGTGAGTGAGTTAGCGTTACTTCATTGGTAATTCTATAAGTTGCAGACACAGTATTTCAATGTAAAGATGGTGGGTGTAGAGCATTGGGTATTGGGAGAACAGCGCTGAAACCTTCCCTCATGAAAAGGTAAGAGGATTGTTGTTATCTGCTTGCACAAGTTATATTAACTTTAACATgctgcaaaaaaagaaatattaaaaaggTCACAGAATGTATCCATCTACAGACTTTGCATCAGTAAGAAGCTAATTCCAGGAAAGGCAAGTCCATTCTAACTGATAGCAGCCCTGGTCCTAATTCTGACAGAGCCAAATGTGGAGACCTTTCTGAAATTCCATTCAGATGTGTTCTGAGAATTCCAATTCTGAAATTCCATTCAGATGTGTTCTGAGAATTCCAATTCTGAAATTCCATTCAGATGTGTTCTGAGAATTCCAATTCTGAAATTTCTAGCCGTTAGTACCTGCTGGTGGCTGTTCACTGGTTTCATTGGGCTTATCGCTTTTGTATtgcagaggtggggaaggaggttTGCTTGATACTGAAAGGTAGAAAACATGCTGAATACAGCGAGTAAGTTGGAACTCTATTCTGGCTGACATTAGGTAGGttggattcttttaagtctaaattgaaaacttTTTGAATGTGCATTTctataattggttgtagctggacTGTATTGTACACATGAGCTCCCTTGTTCTGTTTTGTAcatttgtacagcgctctgggatgccatgcCTTGAAGGGAGCTATATAAAAAGAAAtagtattgtgttgtattgtattaaaatGAACGACAGAACAGCTTCCCGCAAAAaagaatgtattatttatataaaaaggaaGGTCAGTTCCGTCTTGTCTCAGATAAGCAGGGTTTGCTTTATGGAAAGTCTATTCATGCCTGCCCCAGCTTCCCTGTGAAACTGCAAATGTGGAGGCATCATTGTCACATGGCAAAGATGCATCAGGATTACTTCATCATGTTTGCCAACTTAATCCCCTTCATCATCGCGGCTTTCTAGCCATTTGTACCTGCTGGTGGCTGCTCAATCCTCACTGGTTTCATTGTGCTAATCGTTTTTGTATTGCAGAGGTGGGGACAAGAGGTTTGCTTGATATGAGTAAATCCCTTAATGTTTAGAAGTGAAAGGTAGAAAACATGCTGAATACAGAGAGGAAGTTGTCCTCGAAAGATGCACGCAGAGAAGGCAATATAATGTTTCTAAAGTCAGAAAAGTATCTTTCAGACTCTTGAGACAGAAGTATCTGCTTGTGTGCTGTTCACTGAACTTCCAAACAGGTTCCCAACAGGTTGGTATGAAGACTTTTTTTAGGCATTGAGAGAAAAACAGCCCCCTATTGGTTTGGATAATCTTTGAAGGCTGTGCATGTGGATCCAATCAGGCTCTTGAGATTTAGACTCAGTCCGTTGTTTGTTATTCTAGTCGTTCTAGTccagctcttcctcctcctcctcctcctctgaccGCTGTCCTTCCTCGTTCTTGGAGATGATCCCTGGCATTTCCATGGACGGCCCGAGGTCCAGGACCTGCAGGCTCTTGAGATTCACAAAGGCGTTTTTCTTCACCGCGCCCACAGCCAGCCGGTTAAATCTGGAAGAGACAGAACGTGTCAGCACACAAAACCTAAACTAAATGAATGCTAAAGAAGTCATTATCAAGTCAGGATAAATTCCATATTGTTTTGTTATGACCAGTTAATCTCTAATGTTCATGGACAGGGTTAGGTTTAGGTCTTTACTAAATTCACAAGCAGACTAATGTACAGTATTCTTCTAGCGCCTTCATAGACAAGACTATTGCTGATGCATTTGTTGTTCTTTAAAGGGCTATTCTGCTTCACCCAGTGATTCAGCATACATGCCTGGTGCTATCTCATGATTGCACCGTgcttctgctgtgctgtgctgtacccaCAGTTTAGCACACAGGGCTCACCTGAGGAAGATGCCCTTGATGTTGGGCGTGCTCTCGAAGGCGCTCTCCGCGATGCTGCTGATGAAGTTGCTCTGCAGGTGGAGGAACTCCAGAGACTCCGGGAGGTCCGAGGGGATGTGGGACAGCTGATTGGAGGACAGGTCCAGCGTCTGAAACACGGAGCAGGTGTGAGGCTAGTGTACTAATGATCCATACACAGTAAGTGGATTCAAAAGGCTTTATTACGAGAGCACACAATATTAGGAGGTACGCAGAGCAAGAGGGGCCAGATAGTGCAGCTGTTTAGTCTTGCTTACAAGTTTCACATCCAAATGCAAATGTGCATCAATTCAAACTTGTAATTTAAAGGTACAGACATTCAAACATAGTGTGACTGATACTAATTGCTTTGTTTCTGTCCTACACAGGAATGCCCAACGTGACAAGCCCCACCCCTGCATTACAACACCGACTCTCCTGATGAGTCGGGCATAACTAATGTAGCAACAGCAACACACTCAACCAGGAGACAATGCCACCTGGCACATCCTTCCTGTAATCCCTGTAATCATAGGTCAGCCTGGATCCCAGACAATATTACAGGATAAGTTACAAATCTCTCCGCTGGGTGTGCCGAACTGGAGAGATTTATGAAGCTGGGTTTTAAAAGTTCAATAAATTCTGTGCATTAAACTTATGCCTGCAATGAATAAACGTTGCCGTTCAACAGCTTTCAGGTTGTTTCTTGCTAGCTCTGTAAAGCTGACTTTTACAAAACATCCCAGTGCTCCACGTGGAGAGACTTACGCTCAGGCTGGTGAGCTCCTGCCAGGTCCCCTGGTAGATGGAGTTCACCTTCAGCTTGTTGCTGCTCAGGTACACCTCCCTGAGCTTGCCCATGCCGGACAGGGCTCCATCAGGGATGACGGCCAGCTCGTTGTCCTTCAGCTTCAGGACCTGCAGGCTCTTGGGCAGCCCCGTGGGGAAGGTCTGCAGGCTGTTCCCGGACAGGTCGAGATTCAGGAGCAGGCGCAGCTTGCGGAAGGCCTCCCTGTGCAGCTTGGGGCTGGTCAGCTTGTTGTAGCTGAGGTTGAGCTCGGTGACAGTGTAGGCGGTGGCCAGGTCGTTGCGGCTGATCTCGGTGATCTGGTTGTGGAGCAGCATGAGGGTCTTGGCGCGGCGGGGCAGCCCCCGGGGGATGCGCTCTAGCTGGTTGTTGTACATGTGCAGGGTGTGCAGCTTCTTCAGCCCCTGGAAGGCCTGAGGGTGGATGGCCTGCCAGCGCAGCTTGTTGTTGTGCAGGAGCAGGTACTCCAGGTTGCGGACGGGACTCAGCACCATAGCCGGGATGCTCCTGATGGCGTTCTTCTCCAGGTGCAGCAGAACTAAGTTCCGTGGCAGCCCGCTGGGGACCACGCTCAGGTTGTTGTAGGAGAGATCCAGATACACCAGGCTGTTCAGGTAGCTTCGGTGGGATCAGGGGATAAAAAGACAGAGACCAAAGGGTTTATCAAGATTCAAGTAACGCACACAACACGATGGTGCCAAAAAGCAGGAACCTCTATGGAGTTCTACATATTCTTACAGACACAGAAGGGATTCACTTGCACTGCTAAGTGCTTTTAGCAAATGCCCCTATCACACATAACCTTACACAAATACACCCCAATCAGTTTTTTTAAAGCACCAAAGTATATAACTGTACCAGGGGAAGCTGCATCTTCCATTGAAAACCTGAAGATTGCTGCCATTGcattgtttaatttgtttctaTTTGTGTGTTTACAATTTAGAAAGTGTGCCAAAAGCACAGAATAGATTTAAAAATATCAGATGACAACTATTTACATAATAAGTATCTTTAATATGGCTGGAGGGGGACCCAGTCTATACTGATGTGGTATGTGGTTTGTTAAGCCACATAAAGTTTCTGACACATGTTTTTGATATTATATCGTGCTGTCTTCTCTTTGTTAAATGTTTGTGGGATTTTGTTTATTTGCATCAGCAGAATTTTTCTTGATGCAACCGATCCTCAgttctttgtttatttagaaaGTCTGTCGCTGCGGTTGTGCACCTCAGCAGGATGAAAGCTAGTGGACAGTCCATGCTTGTGTCTGTGCCAGTGCTGAGGGACTCACTTACTAGAAGGTCTCGTTGTCCATCCCAGCGTTGCTCAGGTGGTTGTTCTGCAGGTACAGCTCCCGCAGTTTGGACAGGCTGTCGAATGCTCCCTTAGGAATCTTCTCCAGCTTATTGTTCTGAAAAACATCACCGAGGAATCAAGACCCCATTACATCATCCTCACCATAACAGTTTCCTTCATTTGTCTTGTGATTTTCAATTGTTGCCATGCTTTTCCCGTGTTTGTACCATGCTTTGCATTGCCATGCATTCATTGTGCTTTGCGTGGGGCACTTCTTGCAGCCACGCAGTTTTGTGCCTTACCCTTAAGTGGAGCCTGTGCAGGGCAGGAGGGAGGTTCTTGGGAACGTATTTAAGGAAGTTGCTGGATAATATTAATTCTTCCAGGCTGTCAGATCCATTGAACATCTGATCAGGCATCCCTGCGTCCGTCAGCTTGTTGTTATGGAGATACACTGACCTGGAAGAGAGGGAAGGAAGGGGAGGCAGAGCCATCAGGGAGGAGTGATGTGGCACACACTAGCATCACTGCTGCATAACTAAAACTACACTTATTTACTTAACTACTGATAGGACCGCGGCACTGCAATGGATTAACAGTGTGTAGTGGTCATTGCTGCTGCTCAGAATATGAACATTTTACCAACACTGCAGTATTACAGTATTAGGCTACCGATAAACCACACCATTGTAGCTTGGGTTACCACTGTCATAAGGGCATCTTTGAGAAACTGGAACTGGCATTCAGATGAATCCAGCTGCTAACAGGATGTGTCTCAATGTTACATTAAAGCCAGCAAGCGCAATCCTTGCGTAACCATAGTAACAGGGAAGTCTAGTTCAATCCCCACACGATGGATCTCACAATATGGCAAATATAAATGAAGGAGATGGTCCTGCACTGGGATGAGGCTGCATGCCCTCGCGGGCAGTCCTTACTTGAGGCCAGACTTCTGCCCGAAGGTGTAGGGGTAGATCCTGGTCAGCTGGTTCGCTGCAAAGTCTGCACTGACCAGCGAAGGGGGAAGGTATTTGGGAGCCACTGTGAGCTGTAATACAAGGAGAACAGCAGATAAGAGTGAGTGCAGCCAAACTGGGGCAGTATTGaagaacacacactgagacgcacttCATGGGCTGTGGGAAAGTATAGCCAAGGCAGGAGTTTCTCTATACTGAAAATAAGAGTCAGACCAGCTGTCTTTGTGAAGAAATGCTGCACTATTAGGAAAGAGGGTTCATGCTGGTGTAACCACAGTCAtcctgtctctaactggaggagagggagccTGCACTACTGCTCAGCCTAAAAAATCACACGAGTAGCTTGATGGAAAAGGAACCCTTATTGGTCTAGGTTCTATAAAGAGCATTCTTAATGTTCTACTGTATGT
The Acipenser ruthenus chromosome 10, fAciRut3.2 maternal haplotype, whole genome shotgun sequence DNA segment above includes these coding regions:
- the LOC117413252 gene encoding podocan-like, coding for MAWPRGSLLALWLLLTLSCGLVKCQNEDKEEEEEEEEEEEETTPSVGQEVQACPLDCTCDQEDMVDCGGVDLIDFPSGVPETTRHLSLQNNQINKVTLEELSRLHSLETLNLQNNRLTSDGLEDEAFELLDSLQYLYLSNNKLTVAPKYLPPSLVSADFAANQLTRIYPYTFGQKSGLKSVYLHNNKLTDAGMPDQMFNGSDSLEELILSSNFLKYVPKNLPPALHRLHLRNNKLEKIPKGAFDSLSKLRELYLQNNHLSNAGMDNETFYYLNSLVYLDLSYNNLSVVPSGLPRNLVLLHLEKNAIRSIPAMVLSPVRNLEYLLLHNNKLRWQAIHPQAFQGLKKLHTLHMYNNQLERIPRGLPRRAKTLMLLHNQITEISRNDLATAYTVTELNLSYNKLTSPKLHREAFRKLRLLLNLDLSGNSLQTFPTGLPKSLQVLKLKDNELAVIPDGALSGMGKLREVYLSSNKLKVNSIYQGTWQELTSLSTLDLSSNQLSHIPSDLPESLEFLHLQSNFISSIAESAFESTPNIKGIFLRFNRLAVGAVKKNAFVNLKSLQVLDLGPSMEMPGIISKNEEGQRSEEEEEEEELD
- the LOC117413247 gene encoding excitatory amino acid transporter 5-like isoform X1 yields the protein MIISQSCSVRGLLGCFVFLSLCPSRWLTYIYGVLICPGWDIAMAVALDAMWIRVKDVCKRNGLLILSVLSVIIGCLLGFFLRTRRLSEQEVKYFQFPGELLMRMLKMLILPLVVSSLMSGLAALDAKASSRLGIITISYYLWTTFVAVVEGIILVSIIHPGGAAQKESTADSGRPIMSSADALLDLIRNMFPANLVEATFQQYRTKIIPIMKSPKAAALTETTTRRLVIYGIQGDNGMDIQNFSLDLTPPPEIIFRSLPGSSDGMNVLGIVIFSATMGIMLGRMGSNGSPLVNFCQSLNEAVLKIVAVATCYFPFGIVFLIAGKILEMDDPTAIGKKLGFYAITVVLGLVLHGLFILPSMYFFITKKNPIVFIRGILQALLIALATSSSSATLPITFKCLLENNHIDRRIIRFVLPVGATINMDGTALYEAVAAIFIAQVNNYELDFGQIITISITATAASIGAAGIPQAGLVTMVIVLTSVGLPTDDITLIIAVDWALDRFRTMINVMGDALATGIMAHVFRREFTKKPCDEVGRKTMSVLPSHGDVQFDFLVQGCELRWVLIHCQASFFQCSVCYFHQGTLCSGTLNVAQWGVLIPQHVKHITYSLPRKKESCCSEALVLPACLPSLFSGPSDLRDQAHDQHPAADGVPEERLLQPPAGRKASAPRGHCRRRGPDHAAGGRGLAREEQGSAGEAQRQGPLLH
- the LOC117413247 gene encoding excitatory amino acid transporter 5-like isoform X2 gives rise to the protein MIISQSCSVRGLLGCFVFLSLCPSRWLTYIYGVLICPGWDIAMAVALDAMWIRVKDVCKRNGLLILSVLSVIIGCLLGFFLRTRRLSEQEVKYFQFPGELLMRMLKMLILPLVVSSLMSGLAALDAKASSRLGIITISYYLWTTFVAVVEGIILVSIIHPGGAAQKESTADSGRPIMSSADALLDLIRNMFPANLVEATFQQYRTKIIPIMKSPKAAALTETTTRRLVIYGIQGDNGMDIQNFSLDLTPPPEIIFRSLPGSSDGMNVLGIVIFSATMGIMLGRMGSNGSPLVNFCQSLNEAVLKIVAVATCYFPFGIVFLIAGKILEMDDPTAIGKKLGFYAITVVLGLVLHGLFILPSMYFFITKKNPIVFIRGILQALLIALATSSSSATLPITFKCLLENNHIDRRIIRFVLPVGATINMDGTALYEAVAAIFIAQVNNYELDFGQIITISITATAASIGAAGIPQAGLVTMVIVLTSVGLPTDDITLIIAVDWALDRFRTMINVMGDALATGIMAHVFRREFTKKPCDEVPLICETKPMISIQQLMAYQKNGCSNPPLGGKPPLPEDIAADVARIMQLEEGVWPEKNKDQPEKHRDKDHCSIDMNGLETNV